Proteins encoded by one window of Rhodamnia argentea isolate NSW1041297 chromosome 6, ASM2092103v1, whole genome shotgun sequence:
- the LOC115734155 gene encoding tRNA N(3)-methylcytidine methyltransferase METTL6 isoform X2 yields the protein MSEAEAEYFSKDFDWDDLRNDVEADPSLRHHLLPFPPSASTSPPQDVSDAWGNFHARHHTGKFFKERRYLLKEFPELVSCGKKNPRVLEVGCGNGSTILPILRGNEDVIVYACDCSSEALEYAKEMLDSLNQASIGRRFHPFLCDFSLDGFPMWLACGPCRETSLRKHCCSSEAEEKTETSLRGFDLSKDMSCLGGVDFITLIFTLSAIPFEMMPKALAECCCVLKPGGLLLFRDYGLYDMTMLRFESGKRVGFREYMRSDGTRSYFFSLGIVRDLFLHAGFIE from the exons ATGAGCGAGGCAGAAGCGGAGTACTTCTCCAAGGACTTCGACTGGGACGACCTCAGAAACGACGTCGAAGCCGACCCTTCTCTTCGGCATCACTTGCTTCCGTTCCCACCCTCTGCGTCGACTTCTCCACCGCAAGACGTCTCCGACGCCTGGGGCAACTTCCACGCTCGCCACCACACCGGCAAGTTCTTCAAG GAGAGAAGGTACCTGTTGAAGGAGTTTCCTGAGCTCGTTTCCTGTGGGAAGAAGAATCCTAGGGTTTTGGAGGTGGGCTGTGGCAATGGCAGCACTATTCTTCCCATTTTGCG CGGCAATGAGGATGTCATCGTGTATGCTTGCGATTGTAGCAGTGAAGCTCTTGAGTACGCGAAAGAGATGCTCGACTCATTGAACCAGGCCTCGATTGGGCGTCGCTTTCATCCGTTCCTTTGCGACTTCTCTCTCGATGGTTTCCCAATGTGGTTGGCTTGTGGTCCCTGTCGAGAGACTTCTCTACGCAAGCATTGTTGTTCTTCAG AAGCCGAAGAGAAAACTGAAACGTCCTTGAGGGGCTTCGACCTGTCCAAAGATATGTCTTGTCTTGGAGGTGTGGACTTCATTACCTTG ATATTCACTCTATCAGCCATACCATTTGAGATGATGCCGAAGGCTCTCGCTGAGTGCTGCTGTGTTCTAAAGCCTGGTGGGTTGCTTCTATTCAGAGACTATG GCCTTTATGATATGACTATGCTTCGATTTGAATCTGGAAAACGAGTGGGATTCCGTGAGTACATGAGATCAGATGGAACTCGGTCTTACTTTTTCTCCTTGGGGATTGTCCGGGACCTTTTCCTTCATGCAGGCTTCATCGAG TGA
- the LOC115734359 gene encoding L10-interacting MYB domain-containing protein-like: MASSSKEKAVWSSEDVETFCRLCVEEIEKGNRPSNNKRDGWTVIINKFEEQRHKKYDKNKMKSKWDNLKDEWRRWRSLTLKETGVGWDPMKNTIDATEEWWEKKIQENPKFRAFKTKGIKPSLQALMDKMFGDTVATGSVTWTLGRGLCVDKDDVATQLDIEDCAGSTDENIECSVGEKTVDHAQSKKRASQSSVRHAPNKKQKKLSTSAELSSQMERIVLAFETRSNAPTVVREFDPYKEIMDALDGIPEIMQDGELYFFALEHFAEKKDFRQIFMNLRDNEKKVQWIKRRFEKHTSK; the protein is encoded by the exons atggcaagttcatcaaaggaaaaagcTGTTTGGAGCTCGGAGGATGTAGAAACCTTTTGTAGGTTGTGcgttgaagaaattgaaaaaggcaACCGTCCATCAAACAACAAAAGGGATGGATGGACAGTCATAATTAACAAGTTTGAGGAGCAAAGGCACAAAAagtatgataaaaataaaatgaagagtAAGTGGGACAATCTTAAGGACGAATGGAGACGATGGAGGTCATTGACTCTGAAAGAAACGGGAGTAGGATGGGATCCAATGAAGAATACTATTGATGCAACCGAGGAATGGTGGGAGAAGAAAATTCAg GAAAATCCTAAGTTTAGAGCTTTTAAAACGAAAGGCATTAAGCCGAGCCTTCAAGCTTTGATGGACAAAATGTTCGGTGATACAGTTGCCACTGGAAGTGTCACATGGACACTTGGGCGCGGTTTGTGTGTTGATAAGGATGATGTGGCCACACAACTTGATATTGAGGATTGTGCAGGTTCTACCGATGAAAATATAGAGTGTAGTGTTGGTGAAAAGACTGTGGATCATGCTCAAAGCAAAAAAAGAGCATCGCAAAGTTCAGTGAGGCATGCAccaaataagaaacaaaagaaattgagTACAAGTGCCGAGCTAAGTTCACAAATGGAAAGAATTGTTTTAGCTTTTGAAACTAGGAGCAATGCCCCAACTGTTGTGAGGGAATTTGATCCTTACAAAGAAATTATGGACGCTTTGGATGGCATACCCGAGATTATGCAAGATGGAGAGCTATACTTTTTTGCACTAGAACATTTTGCAGAAAAGAAGGATTTTAGGCAAATCTTCATGAACTTACGTGACAACGAGAAAAAAGTCCAATGGATCAAGCGTCGATTCGAGAAGCATACTTCAAAGTAG
- the LOC115734157 gene encoding peptidyl-prolyl cis-trans isomerase CYP19-3, producing the protein MSNPKVFFDILIGKMKAGRVVMELFADVTPKTAENFRALCTGEKGIGRSGKLLHYKGSAFHRIIPNFMCQGGDFTRGNGTGGESIYGTKFADENFNMKHTGPGMLSMANAGPNTNGSQFFICTEKTPWLDGKHVVFGKVVDGYNVVKEMESVGSDSGSIRETVVIEDCGQLSEK; encoded by the coding sequence ATGTCGAATCCAAAGGTTTTCTTCGACATATTGATTGGTAAGATGAAAGCCGGCAGGGTTGTAATGGAGCTGTTTGCTGATGTCACGCCCAAAACTGCCGAAAATTTCCGTGCTCTGTGCACCGGGGAGAAAGGGATTGGTAGATCCGGGAAACTGCTGCATTACAAGGGATCGGCCTTTCACCGTATAATCCCAAACTTCATGTGTCAAGGCGGGGATTTCACTAGGGGCAACGGAACTGGAGGAGAGTCTATATATGGAACGAAATTTGCCGATGAGAACTTCAATATGAAACATACCGGGCCAGGAATGCTGTCGATGGCCAATGCAGGGCCCAACACCAACGGCTCTCAGTTCTTTATATGCACCGAGAAGACCCCGTGGCTGGATGGGAAGCATGTTGTGTTCGGGAAGGTTGTGGATGGGTATAATGTGGTTAAGGAGATGGAGAGTGTGGGTTCTGATAGCGGAAGTATACGGGAAACGGTTGTAATCGAAGACTGCGGTCAGCTATCAGAGAAGTGA
- the LOC115734155 gene encoding tRNA N(3)-methylcytidine methyltransferase METTL6 isoform X1: MSEAEAEYFSKDFDWDDLRNDVEADPSLRHHLLPFPPSASTSPPQDVSDAWGNFHARHHTGKFFKERRYLLKEFPELVSCGKKNPRVLEVGCGNGSTILPILRGNEDVIVYACDCSSEALEYAKEMLDSLNQASIGRRFHPFLCDFSLDGFPMWLACGPCRETSLRKHCCSSEAEEKTETSLRGFDLSKDMSCLGGVDFITLIFTLSAIPFEMMPKALAECCCVLKPGGLLLFRDYGLYDMTMLRFESGKRVGFREYMRSDGTRSYFFSLGIVRDLFLHAGFIELELEYCCIKSLNRRSGKSMRRVWVHGKFQKPK; this comes from the exons ATGAGCGAGGCAGAAGCGGAGTACTTCTCCAAGGACTTCGACTGGGACGACCTCAGAAACGACGTCGAAGCCGACCCTTCTCTTCGGCATCACTTGCTTCCGTTCCCACCCTCTGCGTCGACTTCTCCACCGCAAGACGTCTCCGACGCCTGGGGCAACTTCCACGCTCGCCACCACACCGGCAAGTTCTTCAAG GAGAGAAGGTACCTGTTGAAGGAGTTTCCTGAGCTCGTTTCCTGTGGGAAGAAGAATCCTAGGGTTTTGGAGGTGGGCTGTGGCAATGGCAGCACTATTCTTCCCATTTTGCG CGGCAATGAGGATGTCATCGTGTATGCTTGCGATTGTAGCAGTGAAGCTCTTGAGTACGCGAAAGAGATGCTCGACTCATTGAACCAGGCCTCGATTGGGCGTCGCTTTCATCCGTTCCTTTGCGACTTCTCTCTCGATGGTTTCCCAATGTGGTTGGCTTGTGGTCCCTGTCGAGAGACTTCTCTACGCAAGCATTGTTGTTCTTCAG AAGCCGAAGAGAAAACTGAAACGTCCTTGAGGGGCTTCGACCTGTCCAAAGATATGTCTTGTCTTGGAGGTGTGGACTTCATTACCTTG ATATTCACTCTATCAGCCATACCATTTGAGATGATGCCGAAGGCTCTCGCTGAGTGCTGCTGTGTTCTAAAGCCTGGTGGGTTGCTTCTATTCAGAGACTATG GCCTTTATGATATGACTATGCTTCGATTTGAATCTGGAAAACGAGTGGGATTCCGTGAGTACATGAGATCAGATGGAACTCGGTCTTACTTTTTCTCCTTGGGGATTGTCCGGGACCTTTTCCTTCATGCAGGCTTCATCGAG CTTGAGCTTGAATATTGTTGTATTAAGTCGCTGAATCGACGAAGTGGGAAGAGCATGCGCAGAGTGTGGGTGCATGGAAAGTTTCAGAAGCCCAAGTAA